The stretch of DNA TAAGCGTTGTTATTAAGGAGCGACTTCCGGACAAGCACTAAATGTCACCTTTTTATTGAAACTGCCACTCCAGTGCAAATGTTCGAAAGAAAACAAACTTAGACTGAAACGAACATCTCACTCAATGATGTAGTTAAAGGGGTATAGAACAATTAATGATCTTCGGAAATAATCATCCTCAGTTTTAGAGCATGTTTGGAGGTCGCTTTTGGAGATAAAAAGCGTCAATTTTTTGATGAGACAAGGCGCTTTTTGAAGTGCATACCCTTAGGTACGGACGAAAAAAGCAACGAAGTATCAGCGAAAAAGAGATGGTTTTTAGCCCAAAGGGTGACCTCCAAACATGCTCTTAGATATATACAATTTCTAATAAAGTCATTAACCGGCCTTTGCAAAAGCTTTGCAGAGACCTATAATTAAATTAAAAAATTTATAATGAAAAAAATGCTTGTTGCTATTCTCTTGATAGCAGGTATTGGAATGGCTATTATGGGTATTAATACTTTCCAGGAATCAACAGCTAACCTCAATTTGTTAGGCTTAGAAATATCAGCCAGTGACAAATCGGGGCAACAATCGGCTATGCTATACTTTGGATTGGCCTTGGCTAGCTTGGCGGGTAGTTATTTGGTATGGAAGAAATCATAAACATTAATCACTTAAAAACAATCAATTATGAAAACGATAAAAATCATTTTTTACGGAGCAGGACTCTGTTTAGCGTTAGGTCTTTTTACAGCTTGTAACAATAGTAATACGAGCGCAGACAAGGTGGAAGAAGCCGCAGAAAATATGTCTGATGCCTTCAAGGCAGAGCAAGAAGCCCTAGCTGCCGATCTTAAAAAAGCGCGGGAAGACATCAACCAACGCATTAAAAAGCTCAATGCAAAAATGGATGGAGCTACGGATGAAATGAAATCCAATATGCAAAGTCAAATTGACAAGCTGAACACTTGGGGAGAAGATTTGGACAAACGGATAGGAGAAGTCGGTCAAAATATCGAAGATGGCTGGGAAAGTTTCAAAGCCGATGTCAACAAAACCCTTGAAAATATAGACCACGAGTTGGAGCAAAATTTTGAAGGGTAATCCCACACGAAATTAAAGGCCGATTGACATATATCGGCTCATTTATCACCTGTCATCTCCTATACTAAAGAAAGATGACAACTAAAAAACAATAAAAATGAGTGCATTTTCAGATCAAGTAAAAGGAAAGTGGAAGCAAATCCAAGGAAAATTAAAAGAACAATATGGTCAATTGACCGATGATGACCTGACTTATCAAGAAGGTCAAGAAGAACAATTGCTAGGTATTTTGCAAGAAAAATTAGGCAAAACCAAATCGGAAGTAAAAGACTTAATTGATAGCTTCTAAACTAGCTGTTATGTAGTTTGTTTGGAGGTAGGTTTTAGAAGCCATTTAGCTTTTTTAAACTACTGCTCAGACAATGCTATATGTCTTGATTCTCTGACGATTGTCAGTGAAAGTAAAGGACTAAAGCGACCATAGGAAGCGGTGTCTTTCACTTTCACTTGACCACAAAAATGGTCATAGAAGATGTGTGTTTTAGTTATCCGAAGGCTTTGGAGATTTATTTCTCCAGGCCTTTTTTTTGTGGGATCATCCCGCAAATATGGGATAATTATTCCGGCAACCCCTCATGTGCACGATCCTGGATACGCAGGGCGACCACTAGTGCAATCCAATAAATGACCGCCACGGGTTTTATCTTTTGAAATAAAATGGAAATGAAAACCAGGGATTCCCTCATTTGCTGCACTTTGAGGCATATAGATGCCGACCATCGTACCTTCCATTTGCGTATATTCAAAGACGACCTGCTGTTCAATGGCTTCGGCTAAGGTGGGATATGGCTTTTCCTGTTGGGGCACACTACGGGTGATCACCTGCTGAAAGTTTCCCTCGATCCTGATCGCATAAAAGCCTTCCTCATCCGGCAATTGCGTCAAAAGATAGTTGCGCAGTTGCTCATAATTGAGTTTTTCCTCCAAGTCGGAAGCCTGATCAGGTTTGAAAATAATTGCTGCAAGGATGTAATAAAATTCGGAAGGTGGAATCTGGGTTGGGCTAGGCCAGTTTTCCAACTTTTAAACTGCCGGAGGCAGTCCAGCTTCCAAATTCCGACTTTTCAGTATCGATTTGCTCAATTTAACTACGCTTTCAAGCGGAAACACTTTACATAAGAAATCGCTGTATATCAGACCGTATCGATCGTAATAATTTGATTATCAGAGTGTTTGCAACTTGCTCAGTGGCCCAAAAAAAAACCGGACGCCGACTAAAGACATAGCCGACGTCCGAAATTTTTACTTAACCCAATCAGGATAGATCAACGCTGCCTACAATCGCTGCAACACCACTTTTTTAGTGATCACTCCTTCCTCCGTTCTCAACTGCACCAGGTAAATTCCGGAAGGCAAGGATTGGCTCCTTTCACTGCTTCCGTCCCACTGCCGCTGATGCTCACCGGCATCCAGGGCACCATCATAGAGGCGCTGTATGAGTTGGCCTTGCAGATTAAAGACCTGCAGGCTGACCCGGCCCGCCTCCGGCAGGTTGAATTGGATCGTCAGCTCCGACTGGAAAGGGTTGGGGAAGGCTTCCAGGTTCATCTGTTTCGTGTGAAATGGCGGTACCAATAACCCTTCCTCAATGGAAGATTGCTGCTCGTAGATATGGGTGGAAATGGCATACTGGTTTTCTTCATCGCCCATTCCATTAGCCGGATCGCCGTAATCATTACATTGCCGGTTAGCGGTTGCGGTAGTGAACGTTTCATTTCCAGCTGCATCCCGGACGCCGACGTTGAGTGTCAGCGAATTGGAGATGATACGCTGTAAGACACCCTCCTTGCTGAAAAAGTAAAATATGTTG from Saprospiraceae bacterium encodes:
- a CDS encoding acetolactate decarboxylase, encoding MENWPSPTQIPPSEFYYILAAIIFKPDQASDLEEKLNYEQLRNYLLTQLPDEEGFYAIRIEGNFQQVITRSVPQQEKPYPTLAEAIEQQVVFEYTQMEGTMVGIYMPQSAANEGIPGFHFHFISKDKTRGGHLLDCTSGRPAYPGSCT
- a CDS encoding CsbD family protein, which codes for MSAFSDQVKGKWKQIQGKLKEQYGQLTDDDLTYQEGQEEQLLGILQEKLGKTKSEVKDLIDSF